One segment of Trichlorobacter ammonificans DNA contains the following:
- a CDS encoding YbgA family protein, with amino-acid sequence MPHELTLGVSACLLGQAVRYDGGHKHDRYVTDLLGRYFELLPVCPEVECGMPIPREPMRLEGDPVAPRLMTIRSRVDMTERMQTYCSGKVAELAAGKLCGFIFKKDSPSSGLYRVKVYVDGGMPRKQGSGLFAAAVRHSLPLLPLEEEGRLNSPDIRENFLGRVFGYHRLTTFLAGSPSPGELVAFHTVHKLLLMAHSPQLYRETGRLVAGCGEHPLPELLAAYAELFMRALSLHATRRKQTNVLQHLAGYFKRALSTDDKKELQELISRYRTGLTPLVAPLTLLKHYVRKYDATYLQGQVYLDPYPAELMLRNHV; translated from the coding sequence ATGCCGCACGAACTGACGCTGGGAGTCAGCGCCTGCCTGCTGGGTCAGGCGGTCCGCTACGATGGCGGCCACAAGCACGACCGCTATGTCACCGACCTGCTGGGGCGCTATTTCGAGCTGCTGCCGGTCTGTCCGGAGGTGGAGTGTGGCATGCCGATTCCCCGCGAACCGATGCGGCTCGAAGGGGATCCGGTTGCGCCGCGCCTGATGACCATCCGCAGCCGCGTGGATATGACCGAACGAATGCAGACCTACTGCAGTGGTAAGGTGGCGGAGCTTGCCGCCGGAAAGCTGTGCGGTTTCATCTTCAAAAAGGACTCCCCCAGTTCCGGTCTGTACCGGGTCAAGGTCTACGTCGACGGCGGCATGCCCCGCAAGCAGGGGAGCGGCCTGTTCGCCGCTGCCGTGCGCCACTCCCTCCCCTTGCTTCCCCTGGAGGAGGAGGGGCGTCTGAACTCCCCCGATATCCGCGAGAATTTTTTGGGGCGGGTATTCGGTTACCATCGCCTGACCACGTTCCTGGCAGGTTCCCCCTCGCCGGGCGAGCTGGTTGCCTTCCATACGGTCCACAAACTGCTGCTGATGGCGCACAGTCCGCAACTGTACCGGGAAACCGGTCGCCTGGTGGCGGGATGCGGCGAGCACCCCCTGCCGGAACTGCTCGCCGCCTACGCGGAGTTGTTCATGCGGGCCCTGTCGCTGCATGCCACCCGCCGGAAGCAGACCAACGTGCTCCAGCACCTGGCGGGTTATTTTAAACGTGCATTATCAACCGACGACAAGAAGGAGCTGCAGGAACTGATCTCCCGCTACCGTACCGGCCTGACGCCGCTGGTGGCCCCACTGACCCTACTGAAGCACTATGTCAGGAAATATGACGCGACCTACCTCCAGGGACAGGTGTACCTCGACCCCTACCCGGCGGAGCTGATGCTGCGCAACCACGTCTAA
- the hrcA gene encoding heat-inducible transcriptional repressor HrcA — protein sequence MDVSLSQRSRQILEAIVEDYITTAEPVGSSAVARRHAMALSPATVRNVMASLEELGLLASPHTSAGRIPTDKGFRFYVDSLVSLRQITHREKRQILKHYRETGGNLTDLLRETSRTLSALSNYTGIVMAPRFTQGVFRHIEFIKLSAGRLLAILVAGNGAIQNRIIETDQEFSSEDLVRMGNYLNSMLEGLTISQVRDRVLTEMASDKSCYDRLMADALSLSRQALPDEQDELYIAGQSRIFEHPEFADVAKMREIFKAFEEKGRLVGLLEGCMNARGVQIFIGSETPLKEMTGMSLITSTYMTDDNTIGLLGVVGPTRMGYSNVIPIVDYTARLVSRLLTRE from the coding sequence ATGGATGTAAGCCTCTCACAGCGTAGCAGACAGATTCTCGAAGCCATTGTTGAGGATTATATCACCACCGCGGAACCGGTGGGCAGTTCGGCGGTGGCCCGGCGGCACGCCATGGCGCTGTCACCGGCAACAGTCCGCAACGTCATGGCCAGCCTTGAAGAGCTGGGACTGCTCGCCTCACCCCACACCTCCGCCGGCCGGATTCCCACCGACAAGGGATTCCGGTTCTACGTGGACAGCCTCGTCTCGCTCCGCCAGATCACGCACCGGGAAAAACGCCAGATCCTCAAGCACTACCGCGAAACCGGCGGCAACCTGACCGACCTGCTGCGGGAAACCAGCCGTACCCTGTCGGCGCTGTCCAATTACACCGGCATTGTCATGGCACCCCGCTTTACCCAGGGTGTTTTTCGTCACATCGAGTTCATCAAGCTTTCCGCCGGCAGACTGCTGGCCATTCTGGTGGCTGGCAACGGCGCCATTCAGAACCGGATCATCGAAACCGATCAGGAGTTTTCCTCCGAAGACCTGGTCCGGATGGGCAACTACCTGAACAGCATGCTGGAGGGGCTGACCATCAGCCAGGTACGCGACCGGGTACTGACGGAGATGGCATCGGACAAGAGCTGCTACGACCGGCTGATGGCCGACGCCCTTTCTCTCTCCCGCCAGGCGCTCCCCGACGAGCAGGACGAGCTGTACATTGCGGGACAGTCCCGCATTTTCGAGCACCCCGAGTTTGCCGACGTGGCCAAAATGCGGGAGATTTTCAAGGCGTTCGAAGAGAAGGGACGACTGGTGGGACTACTGGAAGGCTGCATGAATGCCCGCGGCGTCCAGATTTTCATCGGCTCTGAAACGCCGCTGAAGGAAATGACCGGCATGAGCCTGATCACTTCCACCTACATGACCGATGACAACACCATCGGCCTGCTGGGAGTGGTGGGCCCCACCCGCATGGGCTACTCCAATGTCATCCCGATCGTGGACTATACCGCACGCCTGGTCAGCAGACTGCTGACCAGAGAGTAA
- the grpE gene encoding nucleotide exchange factor GrpE, whose translation MSDVNGTEERLAEAAVEQAEATPDERIGMLEEALAAKEQEARENWDRFLRERADLENFRKRASREKEELLNYGVKSLVEEVLPVVDNLERALDHANEDGLPALVEGVRMTHTLLMSALKKFGVSVVEGGSGTPFDPAFHQAMSQVPTGDYPANAIVQEFQKGYLLKDRLVRPAMVSVACAPK comes from the coding sequence ATGAGCGACGTGAACGGCACGGAAGAGCGACTCGCCGAAGCGGCGGTTGAACAGGCTGAAGCAACACCGGACGAACGGATCGGCATGCTGGAGGAGGCGCTGGCCGCCAAGGAGCAGGAGGCACGGGAAAACTGGGACCGTTTCCTGCGGGAGCGGGCCGACCTCGAGAATTTCAGGAAGCGCGCTTCCCGGGAAAAGGAAGAGTTGCTCAATTACGGAGTCAAGTCGCTGGTGGAAGAGGTGCTGCCGGTGGTGGACAACCTGGAGCGCGCCCTTGACCATGCCAACGAGGACGGTCTGCCGGCCCTGGTGGAAGGGGTTCGGATGACCCACACCCTGCTGATGAGCGCCCTGAAGAAGTTCGGAGTCAGCGTTGTGGAGGGGGGCAGCGGCACCCCCTTCGATCCGGCGTTTCACCAGGCCATGTCACAGGTGCCGACCGGCGACTACCCGGCCAACGCCATCGTGCAGGAGTTTCAGAAAGGCTACCTGCTCAAGGACCGTCTAGTCCGGCCGGCCATGGTGTCGGTGGCCTGCGCTCCCAAATAA
- the dnaK gene encoding molecular chaperone DnaK, with the protein MSKVIGIDLGTTNSCVAIMEGGEPVVIANSEGSRTTPSMVAFTDSGERLVGQQAKRQAVTNPENTLFAIKRLIGRKFDTDAVKKDISISPFKIVKADNGDAWVEARDKKYSPPEISAIVLQKMKKTAEDYLGETVTDAVITVPAYFDDSQRQATKDAGKIAGLNVLRIINEPTAAALAYGLDKKKDEKIAVFDLGGGTFDVSILELGDGVFEVKSTNGDTFLGGEDFDQKIIDWIADEFKKDQGIDLRNDKMALQRLKEAAEKAKCELSGSVETDINLPFITADASGPKHLNLKLTRAKLESLCDELLRKLEGPCRTALKDAGLSASEIDEVILVGGMTRMPAVQKRVEDIFGKAPNKGVNPDEVVAIGAGIQGGVLKGDVKDVLLLDVTPLSLGIETLGGVMTKLIEKNTTIPCRKSQVFSTAADNQPAVSIHVLQGEREMSRDNKTLGNFELTGIPPAPRGVPQIEVTFDIDANGIVHVSAKDLGTGKEQSIRITASSGLSKDEIEKMVKDAEAHAAEDKKKREAIEARNQADSMIYSTEKSLHEVGDKVDAVDKGTIENKIAELRKVMDSEDAEVIKKATDELAQAAHKLAEVMYAKAQSETGAASGQPEADQSAGGAKPKDDKVVDADFEEVKDDKK; encoded by the coding sequence ATGAGCAAAGTTATCGGCATCGACCTGGGAACCACCAACTCCTGCGTCGCCATCATGGAGGGGGGCGAGCCGGTGGTGATCGCCAATTCGGAAGGCAGCCGCACGACGCCCTCCATGGTGGCTTTCACCGATTCGGGAGAACGTCTGGTGGGCCAGCAGGCCAAGCGCCAAGCCGTCACCAATCCGGAAAACACCCTGTTTGCCATCAAGCGCCTGATCGGCCGTAAATTCGATACCGACGCGGTGAAAAAGGATATCTCCATCTCCCCCTTCAAGATCGTCAAGGCGGACAACGGCGATGCCTGGGTGGAAGCACGGGACAAGAAGTACTCGCCGCCGGAGATTTCGGCCATCGTGTTGCAGAAGATGAAGAAAACCGCTGAGGACTACCTGGGTGAAACCGTCACCGACGCGGTCATCACCGTGCCGGCCTACTTCGACGACTCCCAGCGCCAAGCCACCAAGGATGCCGGCAAGATCGCGGGCCTGAACGTGCTGCGGATCATCAACGAGCCCACCGCAGCCGCCCTGGCCTACGGCCTGGACAAGAAGAAGGACGAGAAGATCGCCGTCTTCGACCTGGGGGGCGGCACCTTCGACGTCTCCATTCTTGAGCTGGGCGACGGCGTGTTCGAAGTGAAGTCCACCAACGGCGACACCTTCCTGGGGGGCGAGGACTTCGACCAGAAGATCATCGACTGGATCGCCGACGAGTTCAAGAAAGACCAGGGGATCGACCTGCGTAACGACAAAATGGCCCTGCAGCGTCTGAAAGAAGCTGCCGAGAAGGCCAAGTGCGAGCTGTCCGGTTCGGTGGAGACCGACATCAACCTGCCGTTCATCACCGCCGATGCCAGCGGCCCCAAACACCTGAACCTGAAGCTGACCCGCGCCAAGCTGGAGTCCCTCTGCGACGAGCTGCTGCGCAAACTGGAAGGCCCCTGCCGCACGGCCCTGAAGGATGCCGGCCTCTCCGCCTCTGAGATCGACGAGGTCATCCTGGTGGGTGGCATGACCCGCATGCCGGCGGTACAGAAACGGGTTGAGGACATCTTCGGCAAGGCCCCCAACAAGGGAGTCAACCCCGACGAAGTGGTGGCCATCGGCGCCGGCATCCAGGGGGGCGTACTCAAGGGCGACGTGAAGGACGTGCTGCTGCTGGACGTCACCCCGCTTTCCCTGGGAATCGAGACCCTGGGCGGCGTCATGACCAAACTGATCGAGAAGAACACCACCATCCCCTGCCGCAAGTCGCAGGTTTTCTCGACCGCCGCCGACAACCAGCCGGCGGTCTCCATCCATGTCCTGCAGGGTGAGCGGGAGATGTCCCGGGACAACAAAACCCTGGGCAATTTCGAACTGACCGGCATTCCGCCGGCACCCCGCGGCGTACCCCAGATCGAGGTAACCTTCGACATCGACGCCAACGGCATCGTACACGTCTCCGCCAAGGATCTGGGCACCGGCAAGGAGCAGTCGATCCGGATCACCGCCTCCTCGGGCCTCTCCAAGGATGAGATCGAGAAGATGGTCAAGGACGCCGAGGCCCACGCCGCCGAGGACAAGAAAAAGCGCGAGGCCATCGAGGCCCGCAACCAGGCCGACTCCATGATCTACAGCACCGAGAAGTCGCTGCACGAAGTGGGCGACAAGGTGGATGCCGTGGACAAGGGGACCATCGAGAACAAGATCGCCGAGCTGCGCAAAGTGATGGACAGCGAGGATGCCGAAGTGATCAAGAAGGCCACCGACGAGCTGGCTCAGGCGGCCCACAAGCTGGCCGAGGTAATGTATGCCAAGGCCCAGTCCGAAACGGGCGCTGCCAGTGGCCAGCCAGAGGCGGACCAGTCTGCCGGCGGCGCCAAGCCGAAGGATGACAAAGTCGTCGACGCCGACTTCGAGGAAGTAAAAGACGACAAGAAATAG
- the dnaJ gene encoding molecular chaperone DnaJ — MANGEKRDYYEVLGVHKNASETEIKKAFRKLAIQYHPDKNPGDAAAEEKFKEATEAYEVLSDAQKRAQYDQFGHAGVSGAGGYSSGFGGFGAGTPFGDIFGDIFGDIFGGGGGRRTQGRRGDDLLYNLEISFEEAAFGCEKKIEVPFAKRCGTCSGSGAKPGTDPKICPTCRGAGQVRYQQGFFSVSKTCGTCSGEGKVVDDPCPDCRGRGSVRDTKNLSVKIPAGVETGSRLKLTGEGGQGVKGGPNGDLYVAISVKEHPIFQREDTNVLCEIPVSFVQAALGCEIEVPTLDGKVSMKIPDGTQSGKIYRLRGKGIPSLQGYGRGDQLVIVKVETPTNLNKKQKELLEEFAKISGEEAHPMKKSFLDKVMDFIS, encoded by the coding sequence GTGGCTAACGGCGAAAAGCGTGATTACTACGAGGTGCTCGGCGTCCATAAAAATGCCTCCGAGACCGAGATCAAGAAAGCCTTCCGCAAACTGGCGATCCAGTACCATCCGGACAAAAACCCCGGCGATGCGGCTGCAGAAGAGAAGTTCAAGGAAGCGACCGAGGCCTATGAAGTACTCTCCGACGCTCAGAAGCGGGCACAGTACGACCAGTTCGGCCATGCCGGCGTTTCCGGTGCCGGCGGCTACTCCAGCGGCTTCGGCGGCTTCGGGGCCGGCACCCCCTTTGGTGACATTTTCGGCGATATCTTCGGCGATATTTTCGGTGGTGGCGGTGGCCGCCGTACCCAGGGACGGCGGGGGGACGACCTGCTCTACAACTTGGAAATATCCTTCGAGGAGGCGGCCTTCGGCTGCGAGAAGAAGATCGAGGTACCCTTTGCCAAACGGTGCGGCACCTGCAGCGGCTCCGGCGCCAAGCCGGGCACCGACCCCAAGATCTGCCCCACCTGTCGGGGCGCCGGCCAGGTCCGCTACCAGCAGGGCTTTTTCAGTGTCAGCAAGACCTGCGGCACCTGCAGCGGCGAAGGCAAGGTGGTGGACGATCCCTGTCCCGACTGCCGCGGCCGGGGCAGCGTCCGGGATACCAAGAACCTGTCGGTCAAGATTCCGGCCGGCGTCGAAACCGGCTCACGCCTGAAGCTGACCGGCGAGGGGGGGCAGGGGGTCAAGGGAGGCCCCAACGGCGATCTCTATGTCGCCATTTCGGTTAAAGAGCACCCGATCTTTCAACGGGAGGACACCAACGTCCTCTGCGAGATTCCGGTCAGCTTCGTACAGGCCGCCCTGGGCTGCGAAATCGAAGTGCCGACCCTTGACGGCAAGGTATCCATGAAGATTCCGGACGGCACGCAGTCCGGCAAGATTTACCGCCTGCGGGGCAAGGGGATACCATCGCTGCAGGGGTACGGCCGCGGCGACCAGCTGGTGATCGTCAAGGTGGAAACCCCCACCAATCTGAACAAGAAGCAGAAGGAACTGCTGGAAGAGTTTGCAAAAATCAGCGGTGAAGAGGCCCATCCCATGAAAAAGTCCTTTCTGGACAAAGTGATGGACTTCATCAGCTAA
- a CDS encoding cytochrome C, producing MKIEKKDLWFIALIVVVVGIFLAISGKEKTKVVPRNDTHKEVYEVAYRNAPGPDASIFKRAFFKPAKKEAEKSCEPCHDARGIKLPPDHPPKHRCLFCHKLVP from the coding sequence ATGAAGATTGAAAAAAAGGACCTGTGGTTCATTGCGCTGATCGTGGTGGTTGTCGGCATCTTCCTGGCCATCTCCGGCAAGGAGAAAACCAAGGTGGTCCCCCGTAACGATACCCATAAGGAAGTGTACGAGGTTGCCTACCGCAACGCCCCCGGCCCCGATGCCTCCATTTTCAAGCGGGCCTTCTTCAAGCCGGCAAAGAAAGAGGCGGAGAAGAGTTGCGAACCCTGCCACGACGCCCGCGGCATCAAGCTGCCCCCCGATCATCCGCCCAAGCACCGCTGTCTGTTCTGCCACAAACTGGTGCCGTAA
- a CDS encoding S-layer homology domain-containing protein, whose protein sequence is MKRIWLLMVLAIVTLCAGCAAPVNRCTAPADNPRYHYLQGMEALEAGKVDEATSKFDRAVYCDEQFSAAWSGVAVAHALKARSQADAGFRKVEMDRAREFLEKGRKLAETENDRFENLVAVVRVNTLLKGDGWLERARSAWREALDQKVDEKLLDYYRGKEAATYFMGLAYLEAYEFRKAEDTFRDTLAARKDGKWNEPADRAWKKTAKIVRAMGGITVGDVGRKIAVQESVSRGDLAALLIDELKLEKLFAGRIPVKSQLARMQAEFTPADILTHPFKSEILTIMKWKVRGLEPKADETTRAYLFKADEPVTRGEMAFILEDVLIKLTGDEKLATAFFGQDRSPFPDVKPTSPFYNAVLNMTTRGIMEGELSGEFRINDPVGGAEAILAVRMLQQRINMR, encoded by the coding sequence ATGAAACGAATCTGGTTGCTGATGGTGCTTGCCATTGTCACGCTGTGTGCCGGCTGTGCCGCGCCGGTAAACCGCTGTACCGCTCCCGCGGACAATCCCCGCTACCACTATCTCCAGGGAATGGAAGCCCTTGAAGCGGGCAAGGTCGACGAGGCGACGTCAAAGTTCGACCGTGCCGTCTACTGTGATGAGCAGTTTTCTGCCGCCTGGTCCGGGGTGGCCGTTGCCCATGCTCTCAAGGCCCGCTCCCAGGCCGATGCCGGCTTCAGAAAGGTTGAGATGGACCGGGCACGGGAGTTTCTCGAAAAAGGGCGCAAGCTGGCCGAAACCGAGAACGACCGCTTCGAGAACCTGGTTGCCGTCGTCCGGGTGAATACCCTGCTCAAAGGGGACGGGTGGCTGGAACGGGCCCGGAGCGCCTGGCGGGAAGCGTTGGATCAAAAGGTTGACGAGAAACTCCTGGACTACTACCGGGGCAAGGAAGCAGCCACCTATTTCATGGGGCTGGCCTATCTCGAAGCGTATGAGTTCCGTAAGGCTGAGGATACCTTCCGCGATACCCTGGCTGCCCGCAAGGACGGCAAGTGGAATGAACCGGCCGACCGGGCCTGGAAAAAGACCGCCAAAATCGTGCGGGCCATGGGTGGCATCACCGTGGGAGACGTTGGGCGGAAGATCGCCGTGCAGGAAAGCGTCAGCCGTGGTGATCTGGCCGCGCTGCTGATCGATGAATTAAAGCTGGAGAAGCTGTTTGCCGGCCGGATTCCGGTCAAGTCCCAGCTTGCCAGGATGCAGGCGGAATTCACCCCCGCGGACATCCTCACTCATCCGTTCAAGAGCGAGATACTCACCATCATGAAGTGGAAAGTGCGCGGCCTGGAGCCGAAGGCCGACGAAACCACCCGTGCCTACCTGTTCAAGGCCGATGAGCCGGTGACCCGTGGCGAGATGGCCTTTATCCTTGAAGATGTACTGATCAAGCTGACCGGCGACGAGAAGCTGGCCACCGCCTTCTTCGGTCAGGACCGTTCACCCTTCCCGGATGTCAAGCCCACCTCTCCCTTCTACAATGCCGTGCTCAACATGACCACCCGCGGCATCATGGAAGGAGAGCTGTCGGGGGAATTCCGCATCAACGACCCGGTGGGGGGGGCTGAGGCAATTCTGGCGGTTCGGATGCTGCAACAACGTATCAATATGCGCTGA
- a CDS encoding HD domain-containing protein gives MQAVEELLKRYCSPRTTSILMTHGRMIAGKALAACAAAGADAETRRLVIEAAYLHDIGVCRVDAPDIGCSGSEPYIRHGLLGREILEAEGLPLHALISERHTGVGLTVGDITGQGLPLPPRDMLPQSLAERIICYADLFFSKNPERLEEEKTVENIRKSLARFGQDKVAVFEGWLREFGG, from the coding sequence ATGCAGGCGGTGGAAGAGCTGCTGAAGCGCTACTGTAGCCCCCGGACCACGTCGATCCTGATGACCCACGGCAGGATGATCGCCGGCAAGGCACTGGCCGCCTGTGCTGCGGCGGGGGCCGACGCGGAGACCCGGCGGTTGGTGATCGAGGCCGCCTACCTGCACGATATCGGCGTCTGCCGTGTGGATGCCCCGGATATCGGCTGCAGCGGGAGTGAGCCGTACATTCGTCACGGCCTGCTGGGCCGTGAAATTCTCGAGGCAGAAGGGCTGCCGCTCCACGCTTTGATCTCTGAACGGCACACCGGCGTCGGCCTGACGGTTGGCGACATTACCGGTCAGGGGTTGCCGCTTCCCCCCCGTGATATGCTTCCCCAGAGCCTGGCCGAACGGATCATCTGCTACGCCGATCTCTTCTTTTCCAAAAACCCGGAGCGGCTTGAAGAAGAAAAGACCGTGGAGAATATTCGAAAAAGCCTGGCTCGCTTCGGCCAGGACAAGGTGGCGGTCTTTGAAGGATGGCTGCGCGAGTTCGGCGGTTAA
- a CDS encoding mechanosensitive ion channel family protein, protein MAAAQAPIPAGSQGSEGILSLVDINYFLVNKLVVLVGVILFFTVVAVVGRIRRRPCPSQVAGTIKLSLLGLLLLYFEATLTDFPNYRLILARLQSVIVLVCLARLVIYLLVDMALALRRHGEVPMLLRDAIRLAVYLVAAIASLRLVFQVDLSAVITTTTVLTAAIAFAMQTTLSNAFHGFSVQIDPLMGRGTWITIPEKNLFGEIVNVGFRYITLRTLDNNQVLVPNSVAVQSIITTHGSSLVPAAERAAQTLTIGLPYELPPEQARSLLLKILRDEPRVLDEPQPVVRLQTLADSSIVYLLKFWIADPVQRGITFDALQTKAWYAVHRAGWGFPFPHRQIVTATPREPFPFSRQELLDGLRQSHLFSALSDGEAQLLADGALLRVFAPGEAAVRQGDEGSSLFFVLSGSLEVLADDRQVALLERGRMFGEMSLLTGEPRRATVRAVSECMLAEVPKQALAELLQRNERLLEQLSEALERHRGGIREHAAQRTEQDSDRRRADYLSVLKSFFGRR, encoded by the coding sequence ATGGCAGCGGCGCAGGCACCGATACCGGCCGGTTCGCAGGGGAGTGAAGGGATACTCTCCCTGGTCGACATCAACTATTTTCTGGTAAACAAGCTGGTGGTGCTGGTGGGGGTGATCCTCTTCTTCACCGTAGTGGCGGTGGTGGGACGGATTCGTCGCAGGCCCTGCCCTTCTCAAGTTGCCGGCACCATCAAGCTCTCCCTCCTCGGTCTGCTGTTGCTCTACTTCGAAGCCACGCTGACCGACTTTCCCAACTACCGCCTGATCCTGGCACGGCTGCAGAGCGTCATCGTTCTGGTCTGTCTGGCCAGACTGGTCATCTACCTGCTGGTGGACATGGCACTTGCCCTGCGTCGGCACGGCGAGGTGCCGATGCTGTTGCGGGACGCCATCCGTCTGGCGGTCTACCTGGTGGCGGCCATCGCCTCCCTTCGTCTCGTTTTCCAGGTAGATCTCTCCGCAGTGATCACCACCACCACCGTGCTGACGGCAGCCATCGCCTTTGCGATGCAGACCACCCTTTCCAACGCCTTCCACGGCTTTTCCGTGCAAATCGATCCTTTGATGGGCCGGGGAACCTGGATCACCATCCCGGAAAAAAACCTGTTCGGCGAGATCGTCAACGTCGGTTTCCGTTACATCACCCTGCGCACCCTGGATAACAACCAGGTGCTGGTGCCTAACAGCGTGGCGGTACAGAGCATCATTACCACCCACGGCAGCAGTCTCGTTCCCGCAGCCGAGCGGGCCGCCCAGACCCTGACCATCGGCCTGCCCTACGAACTGCCGCCGGAACAGGCACGCAGCCTGCTGCTGAAGATACTGCGGGATGAACCGCGGGTGCTGGACGAACCACAGCCGGTGGTACGGTTGCAGACCCTGGCCGACAGCAGCATCGTCTATCTGCTCAAGTTCTGGATTGCCGACCCGGTGCAGCGAGGCATCACCTTCGATGCGCTCCAGACCAAGGCGTGGTACGCCGTGCATCGGGCCGGCTGGGGGTTTCCGTTCCCCCATCGTCAGATCGTCACCGCAACTCCCCGAGAACCGTTTCCCTTTTCCCGTCAGGAACTGCTGGACGGTCTGCGCCAGAGTCATCTGTTCAGCGCGTTAAGCGATGGCGAGGCTCAGCTGCTGGCCGACGGGGCGCTGTTGCGGGTGTTTGCCCCCGGCGAGGCAGCGGTGCGTCAGGGAGACGAGGGGAGTTCGCTCTTTTTCGTCCTGAGCGGCAGCCTGGAGGTGCTGGCGGATGACCGCCAGGTGGCGTTGCTGGAGCGGGGACGGATGTTCGGCGAAATGTCGCTTCTGACCGGCGAGCCGCGCCGGGCCACGGTGCGGGCCGTCAGCGAGTGTATGCTGGCGGAGGTGCCGAAGCAGGCACTGGCGGAACTGTTGCAGCGGAACGAGAGGTTGCTGGAGCAGTTGAGCGAGGCGCTGGAACGGCACCGGGGGGGGATCCGGGAACATGCCGCACAGCGGACGGAGCAGGATAGTGATCGCCGCCGGGCGGACTATCTGAGTGTCCTGAAGTCTTTTTTTGGAAGGAGGTAG
- a CDS encoding dihydroorotate dehydrogenase yields the protein MKPDLSVEIAGLRLRNPVMTASGTFGYGEEFKEYVDLESIGAFVTKGLSIKPRAGNPTPRIVETPGGMLNAIGLQNVGIDAFIAQKAPFLRTVNTPAIANFFGNTPEEYAELAARLDAVPEVAGLEVNISCPNVKQGGIVFGTDPAAASAVTAACRAATSKPLIVKLSPNVTDIVAMARACEDAGADALSVINTLTGMAIDLERRRPVLANVTGGLSGPAIKPVALRMVWQVARAVKVPVIGIGGIMSATDALEFMLAGATAVQVGTASFVNPGAAQQIAQEMETWLAERNIPSVRELVGALQS from the coding sequence ATGAAGCCTGATCTGTCAGTCGAGATTGCGGGTCTCAGGTTGCGCAACCCGGTGATGACCGCCTCCGGTACCTTCGGGTACGGCGAGGAGTTCAAGGAGTACGTCGATCTGGAATCCATCGGCGCCTTTGTCACCAAGGGGCTGTCCATAAAGCCCCGTGCCGGCAACCCCACCCCCCGCATCGTGGAAACCCCTGGCGGCATGCTCAATGCCATCGGCCTGCAAAACGTGGGGATCGATGCTTTCATCGCCCAAAAAGCTCCGTTCCTGCGTACGGTGAACACCCCGGCCATCGCCAATTTCTTCGGCAACACCCCCGAGGAGTACGCCGAGCTGGCCGCTCGCCTGGACGCCGTTCCCGAGGTGGCGGGCCTGGAGGTGAATATCTCCTGTCCCAACGTCAAGCAGGGGGGGATCGTCTTCGGTACCGACCCCGCCGCTGCTTCAGCGGTGACCGCCGCCTGCCGCGCTGCCACGAGCAAGCCGCTGATCGTCAAACTGTCCCCCAACGTCACCGATATCGTGGCCATGGCCCGGGCCTGTGAGGATGCCGGGGCCGATGCCCTGTCGGTGATCAACACCCTGACCGGCATGGCCATCGACCTGGAACGGCGCCGGCCGGTGCTGGCCAATGTGACCGGCGGCCTCTCCGGACCGGCCATCAAGCCGGTGGCGTTGCGCATGGTCTGGCAGGTGGCCCGTGCCGTGAAGGTGCCGGTGATCGGGATCGGCGGCATTATGTCGGCCACCGACGCCCTGGAATTCATGCTGGCCGGAGCCACCGCCGTGCAGGTGGGCACCGCCAGCTTCGTCAATCCGGGGGCGGCGCAGCAGATTGCGCAGGAGATGGAAACGTGGCTGGCAGAGCGGAATATCCCCTCTGTCCGGGAACTGGTCGGAGCATTGCAGAGCTAG